From uncultured Campylobacter sp., one genomic window encodes:
- a CDS encoding DUF3137 domain-containing protein produces the protein MNINEAIEATRKKQKECRREFVKYLFLGVLFIVILPVGGAFAAKYLLDSDLASLFFIIIYIPFFLVALVTNGGRVIDVPEDYKAFCKNVFVRAAIREVDPNFSYDPFAGISRKEFRKIGIYSPDEFRAEDLIIGTYNGVKFSLSEAIDIPNDAKLNLGDSAALNLLSAIVFAWETMKDMQAFSGSVLVCEFYKKFSAQTIVASRTLNTKFIGEKEQMDDTLFNDEFRVFTDDKVEARYLLTPAFMKRLRELKEKFAGEMGVSAAFMDDKFYLFLNGAKNRFETTPFSLPPSLEDAAQIKKEILELLSIIDELNLNLDIFKLG, from the coding sequence TTGAACATAAACGAAGCGATAGAGGCAACTAGAAAAAAGCAAAAAGAGTGCAGACGCGAGTTTGTAAAGTATCTATTTTTGGGGGTTTTATTTATAGTTATCCTGCCCGTGGGCGGTGCATTCGCCGCAAAGTATCTCTTGGATAGCGACCTTGCTTCGCTATTTTTTATCATTATCTATATTCCGTTTTTTCTCGTCGCGCTAGTTACGAACGGGGGCCGAGTAATCGACGTTCCAGAGGATTACAAAGCGTTCTGTAAAAACGTTTTCGTCCGTGCCGCTATCCGCGAGGTAGATCCAAATTTTAGCTACGATCCGTTTGCCGGCATTAGCCGTAAAGAATTTCGCAAAATCGGCATTTATTCGCCTGACGAGTTTCGCGCCGAAGACCTAATTATCGGAACGTATAATGGCGTCAAATTTAGCCTCAGCGAAGCGATCGATATCCCAAACGACGCGAAGCTAAATTTAGGCGACTCGGCAGCGCTAAATTTGCTATCCGCGATAGTTTTTGCCTGGGAGACGATGAAAGATATGCAGGCCTTTAGCGGCTCGGTTTTAGTCTGCGAGTTTTACAAGAAATTTAGCGCTCAAACGATAGTGGCAAGCCGCACTCTAAACACTAAATTTATAGGCGAAAAAGAGCAGATGGACGATACGCTTTTTAACGACGAATTTAGGGTTTTTACGGACGACAAGGTCGAAGCAAGATATCTTTTGACGCCCGCATTCATGAAGCGCTTGCGCGAGCTAAAAGAAAAATTTGCGGGAGAGATGGGCGTGAGCGCTGCGTTTATGGACGATAAATTTTATCTATTTTTAAACGGAGCGAAAAATAGATTTGAAACTACGCCGTTTTCGCTACCGCCTAGCCTTGAGGACGCCGCACAGATCAAAAAGGAAATTTTAGAGCTTTTATCTATCATAGACGAATTAAATTTGAACCTTGATATTTTTAAACTAGGATAA
- a CDS encoding acetyl-CoA carboxylase biotin carboxylase subunit, producing MEIKRILIANRGEIALRALRTIKEMGKEAVVVYSTADKDALYVKYADVAICIGKERSSDSYLNIPAIISAAEISEADAIFPGYGFLSENQNFVEICSHHKLKFIGPSVAAMALMSDKSKAKQVMQRAGVPVIPGSDGAVADTKAAKELAKKISYPVILKAAAGGGGRGMRVVEREEDIEKAFWSAESEAMSAFGDGTMYMEKYILNPRHIEVQIIGDSHGNVLHIGERDCSMQRRHQKLIEESPAILLDEATRERLHETAIKAAKAIGYEGAGTFEFLVDKNLDFYFIEMNTRLQVEHCVSEMVSGLDIIELMIKVAQGEALPSQESITLKGHAIECRITAEDPNTFTPSPGKITKYVCPGGRNVRMDSHIYQDYSIPPYYDSMIGKLIVWDTDRNRAIRKMKVALEQLVISGIKTTRDFHIAMMENRDFIENNYDTNYLSRH from the coding sequence ATGGAAATAAAAAGAATTTTAATCGCAAATCGCGGCGAAATTGCGCTGCGAGCCTTGCGAACGATAAAGGAAATGGGCAAAGAAGCCGTCGTGGTCTACTCCACGGCCGATAAAGACGCGCTCTACGTCAAATACGCCGACGTGGCAATTTGCATCGGCAAGGAGCGCTCAAGCGACAGCTACCTAAATATCCCGGCCATAATCAGCGCAGCCGAGATCAGCGAAGCCGACGCGATATTTCCGGGCTACGGATTTTTAAGCGAAAATCAAAATTTCGTCGAAATTTGCTCGCATCACAAGCTAAAATTTATCGGACCTAGCGTGGCCGCGATGGCGCTAATGAGCGATAAAAGCAAGGCAAAGCAAGTTATGCAGCGCGCGGGCGTTCCCGTGATCCCGGGCTCTGACGGCGCGGTAGCCGACACCAAGGCGGCTAAAGAGCTAGCTAAAAAAATCAGCTATCCGGTCATCCTAAAAGCAGCAGCCGGCGGCGGCGGGCGTGGCATGCGCGTGGTCGAGCGCGAAGAGGATATCGAAAAGGCGTTTTGGTCGGCTGAAAGCGAGGCGATGAGCGCGTTTGGCGACGGGACGATGTATATGGAAAAATACATCCTAAACCCGCGCCACATCGAGGTTCAGATCATCGGCGACAGCCACGGCAACGTACTGCATATCGGCGAGCGCGACTGCTCTATGCAGCGCCGCCACCAAAAACTGATCGAAGAAAGCCCCGCGATACTACTAGACGAAGCTACGCGAGAGAGGCTACACGAAACGGCGATAAAAGCGGCAAAAGCTATCGGCTACGAGGGTGCGGGAACTTTTGAATTTTTGGTCGATAAAAATTTGGATTTTTACTTCATCGAGATGAACACGCGCCTACAAGTCGAGCACTGCGTTAGCGAGATGGTAAGCGGCCTAGACATCATCGAGCTAATGATAAAAGTAGCCCAGGGCGAGGCGCTACCGTCGCAAGAGAGCATTACGCTAAAAGGCCACGCCATCGAGTGCCGCATCACGGCCGAGGATCCAAATACGTTTACGCCAAGTCCCGGCAAGATAACTAAATACGTCTGCCCGGGCGGACGAAACGTGCGCATGGACAGCCACATCTATCAGGACTACTCGATCCCGCCTTATTACGACAGTATGATCGGCAAACTCATCGTATGGGATACCGACCGCAACCGCGCGATACGCAAGATGAAAGTCGCGCTAGAACAGCTCGTCATAAGCGGCATCAAAACCACGCGAGACTTTCATATAGCGATGATGGAAAATCGCGATTTCATCGAAAACAACTACGATACCAACTACCTCTCCCGCCATTAA
- the accB gene encoding acetyl-CoA carboxylase biotin carboxyl carrier protein translates to MKKEDIKELIEFFNDMDMNRIKIKSGDFEVELEKFADCCELPKPVIQAPAPTPTPVNVVVNSEVKAPANSPKDSIKSPMVGTFYAAPSPGAAPFVKVGQRVRKGDVVGIIEAMKIMNEIEAEFDCQITELLVSDGQPVEFGLPLFGVEKI, encoded by the coding sequence ATGAAAAAAGAAGACATAAAAGAGCTGATCGAGTTTTTTAACGACATGGATATGAACCGCATAAAGATAAAAAGCGGGGATTTCGAGGTCGAGCTTGAAAAATTCGCCGACTGCTGCGAGCTGCCAAAGCCAGTCATCCAGGCTCCAGCCCCGACTCCGACTCCTGTAAACGTGGTGGTAAACTCAGAGGTCAAAGCTCCTGCTAATTCTCCAAAAGACAGCATAAAATCGCCTATGGTAGGTACTTTCTACGCTGCTCCAAGCCCCGGCGCGGCGCCATTTGTCAAAGTAGGTCAGCGCGTTAGAAAAGGCGACGTCGTAGGTATCATAGAAGCGATGAAGATAATGAACGAGATCGAGGCCGAATTTGACTGCCAGATCACCGAGCTACTCGTTTCCGACGGCCAGCCGGTCGAGTTTGGCTTGCCGCTATTTGGCGTGGAGAAAATTTGA
- the cas1 gene encoding CRISPR-associated endonuclease Cas1: MQKSDRTHFILSAGRLRRQDNNIYFDKFDDAGALAASKILPINAIDEIYVLAKVQIDTYTMAFLADNNVLLHVFSPYQSFRGNFYPNTSNSVNKSGFVLLNQVRAFDDPLKRTYIAREITRAHILNDAANCKRHGMKFDVSPHIEALNAAADVPAIMAAEGAFQKLYYEKWNEIIADQKSFKFTVRSKRPPADKINSFISYVNTRIYNVCLSEIYKTELDPRIGFLHEPNYRALSLHLDLAEIFKPILGDTLIFSMLNKKEITAKDFQTDAGRIKFSNDAVQKIELKMIARLGETICLNGQNFTWRQVIRREANQIKKCICEDAPYEGLVWS, translated from the coding sequence ATGCAAAAAAGCGATAGGACGCATTTTATTTTAAGCGCAGGCCGGCTTCGCAGGCAAGATAACAATATCTATTTTGATAAATTTGACGATGCGGGCGCGCTCGCCGCTAGTAAAATTTTGCCGATAAACGCGATCGATGAAATTTACGTGCTAGCAAAAGTGCAGATCGACACCTACACTATGGCGTTTTTGGCCGATAATAACGTCCTTTTGCACGTTTTTAGCCCGTATCAGAGCTTTCGCGGTAATTTTTATCCAAATACCTCAAACTCGGTCAATAAAAGCGGCTTCGTGCTGCTAAATCAGGTTCGCGCTTTTGACGATCCGCTTAAGCGCACCTACATCGCCCGCGAGATCACTCGCGCGCACATCCTAAACGACGCGGCAAACTGCAAAAGACACGGCATGAAATTTGACGTCTCGCCCCACATAGAGGCGCTAAATGCCGCCGCGGACGTACCTGCGATAATGGCGGCGGAAGGGGCGTTTCAAAAGCTCTACTACGAAAAGTGGAACGAGATAATCGCGGATCAAAAAAGCTTTAAATTTACCGTCCGCTCCAAGCGCCCGCCTGCCGATAAAATCAACAGTTTCATAAGCTACGTAAATACGCGTATTTATAATGTCTGCCTAAGCGAAATTTACAAAACCGAGCTTGATCCGCGCATCGGCTTTTTGCACGAGCCAAACTACCGCGCGCTGAGCCTGCACCTCGATCTTGCGGAGATTTTTAAGCCGATTTTGGGCGATACGCTGATTTTTAGCATGCTAAATAAAAAAGAGATCACCGCAAAGGACTTTCAAACGGACGCCGGGCGGATAAAATTTAGCAACGACGCCGTGCAAAAGATCGAGCTAAAAATGATCGCGAGGCTTGGTGAAACGATCTGCCTAAACGGGCAAAACTTCACGTGGCGGCAGGTGATCCGCCGCGAGGCCAATCAGATCAAGAAATGTATCTGCGAAGATGCGCCTTATGAGGGGCTGGTTTGGAGCTAG
- the cas2 gene encoding CRISPR-associated endonuclease Cas2 encodes MYVILFYDIAGAEQKEKNNANRIRKAVEKFLPRVQFSVFEGEIRESDFKKLTAILQKECASELDSIVIYTFNSLKYSKRIVIGQDKSGALFS; translated from the coding sequence ATGTACGTGATTTTATTTTACGACATCGCCGGTGCCGAGCAAAAAGAGAAAAACAACGCAAACCGCATCAGAAAGGCGGTCGAGAAGTTCTTGCCGCGGGTGCAGTTTTCCGTTTTTGAAGGCGAAATTCGCGAGAGCGACTTTAAAAAACTAACCGCGATTTTGCAAAAAGAGTGCGCTAGCGAGCTTGATTCTATCGTGATTTATACGTTTAATTCGCTGAAATACTCCAAGCGTATCGTAATCGGACAGGACAAAAGCGGCGCGCTGTTTAGTTAA
- a CDS encoding CRISPR-associated protein Cas4: MFSKDQITGTLVNYYITCKREAWLYAHHIHADQEDENVLMGKALAEIKESDLQDFAFSNLKFDKLSKQRGHYLVTEYKKSLKNELAGKMQLLFYIYLLKTGLNLKEVKGKLISGKKVILVEDSNENFALIEQILSEITALANLERPPKFAQGKFCANCAYSGYCAS, translated from the coding sequence ATGTTCTCAAAAGACCAAATCACCGGCACGCTTGTGAATTATTACATCACCTGCAAACGTGAGGCGTGGCTCTACGCACACCATATCCACGCCGATCAGGAGGATGAAAACGTGCTGATGGGCAAGGCGCTAGCAGAGATCAAAGAGAGCGATTTGCAGGACTTTGCATTTTCAAATTTAAAATTCGACAAACTTTCCAAGCAGCGCGGACATTACCTCGTCACCGAATACAAAAAGAGCCTAAAAAACGAGCTTGCAGGCAAGATGCAGCTACTTTTTTACATCTATCTTTTAAAAACGGGCTTAAATTTAAAAGAGGTAAAAGGCAAACTAATCAGCGGTAAAAAGGTGATTTTAGTGGAGGATAGCAACGAAAATTTCGCTCTAATAGAGCAAATTTTAAGCGAGATAACGGCACTCGCAAATCTAGAGCGGCCGCCGAAATTTGCGCAGGGCAAATTTTGCGCAAACTGCGCTTATAGCGGATATTGCGCGAGTTAA
- the cas3 gene encoding CRISPR-associated helicase Cas3', with protein sequence MKESILFDEFWSHPNKLLEDHIKNMISSDDDELDKQVKLYHDIAKLKNNFQIYIRDTSNDKLDKNHSFLSAYFFLLNSKFDEIPTLFGFLAIVSHHGDVLNLDRLVREDNKFLGDNFENSKELKYWDEVADAAKNIEIYSGLSTKKDEFLKKAMSLQMFSCRLTYRNFTYKDFINFKSLYSNLVYSDKFEAIFNKPRQENKQIPLCELEKHISKLAEKSGDEKPNKRDTFRKFVLNNFDENYKLFTLTAPTGYGKTLTALNFALKFNKSRIIYALPFTSVIDQTYDIIAKIYKNSDISVSKAHHKTTIGEENLTEEDRYSKIKFLMESFSGEINVTTLYQLIFTLFGNKNKDNVKFNQLKNSVVIIDEAQAIPYNFRKDFILLCEIISQRLGTIFIFMSATMPVIKSENFKEISNLDYFSKQDRYVIKWLDISSEEDLLEKICETARDKNTLVVVNTIKKAQELFVKLRDKFSCFCLNGYMFDGHKRAIIRMVRCGISKSKKDPLASKILLISTQSIEAGVDLDFDVGFREVSPISSIIQTAGRINRHFGATRGELYVFPEISKFTNLIYGDLYKVSGTILEDFRQREVRESEILEISNLYFQKISNQLENLYIQSEIKKLEFENINQKIEEIMDDNCKQTLIIEAKENFIKDFEAKILEIKNSQNNEFTIRDILKNHIRKLSKFSINVTFKDKENLLPNLRQIRGLKDMFYLPFGSSYFYSTDYGLKKDTNLDITDEVFD encoded by the coding sequence ATGAAAGAGTCTATTTTATTTGACGAGTTTTGGTCTCATCCAAATAAACTTTTAGAAGATCATATAAAAAATATGATCTCGTCTGACGACGATGAGCTAGATAAGCAGGTCAAACTCTATCACGATATCGCGAAACTAAAAAATAATTTTCAAATTTACATCAGAGATACCTCAAACGATAAGCTGGATAAAAACCACTCATTTCTATCGGCATATTTTTTCTTGCTAAACTCAAAATTTGATGAAATACCGACTCTATTTGGCTTTCTTGCCATCGTTTCGCACCACGGCGACGTATTAAATTTAGATAGATTAGTACGCGAAGATAACAAATTCTTGGGCGATAATTTTGAAAATTCAAAAGAGCTAAAATACTGGGACGAAGTGGCCGACGCCGCTAAAAATATCGAGATTTATTCGGGATTATCTACTAAAAAAGATGAGTTCTTAAAGAAAGCTATGAGCCTTCAAATGTTTTCTTGCCGATTAACCTATCGCAATTTTACGTATAAAGATTTTATAAATTTCAAAAGCCTATACTCGAATTTAGTTTATAGCGATAAATTTGAGGCTATCTTTAATAAGCCAAGGCAAGAAAATAAGCAAATTCCGCTTTGTGAGCTAGAAAAACATATTTCAAAATTAGCGGAAAAATCGGGCGACGAAAAACCAAATAAGCGAGATACGTTTAGAAAATTTGTTTTAAATAACTTTGACGAAAATTATAAACTTTTTACTTTGACTGCGCCGACTGGCTACGGCAAGACCTTGACCGCTCTAAATTTTGCCTTGAAATTCAATAAATCTCGCATAATTTATGCGCTTCCTTTCACTTCGGTAATCGATCAGACCTACGATATAATCGCGAAAATTTATAAAAATAGCGATATTTCGGTTAGTAAAGCTCACCACAAAACGACGATAGGCGAAGAAAATCTAACCGAGGAGGATAGGTATTCTAAGATTAAATTTTTGATGGAATCTTTTAGCGGCGAGATAAACGTAACTACGCTTTATCAGCTGATATTTACGCTATTTGGCAACAAAAACAAAGACAACGTCAAATTTAATCAACTCAAAAATAGCGTCGTTATCATCGACGAGGCACAAGCGATCCCATATAATTTTAGAAAAGATTTTATCCTGCTTTGCGAGATCATCTCGCAGCGGCTCGGCACTATTTTTATATTTATGTCGGCGACGATGCCTGTTATTAAAAGCGAAAATTTTAAAGAAATTTCAAATTTGGATTATTTTTCAAAGCAGGATAGATACGTCATAAAATGGCTTGATATAAGCAGCGAAGAGGATCTATTAGAAAAGATTTGCGAGACCGCGAGAGATAAAAATACCCTCGTCGTCGTAAATACGATCAAAAAAGCACAGGAGCTGTTTGTAAAACTAAGAGATAAATTTAGCTGCTTTTGCCTAAACGGATATATGTTTGATGGGCATAAGCGAGCGATTATAAGAATGGTAAGATGCGGGATAAGCAAGAGCAAAAAAGATCCGCTCGCGAGTAAAATTTTACTAATTTCCACGCAGTCTATCGAGGCTGGAGTGGATCTTGATTTTGACGTGGGATTTCGCGAAGTCTCGCCTATTAGCTCGATCATACAGACTGCGGGGCGCATAAATAGGCATTTTGGAGCAACAAGAGGCGAGCTATACGTCTTTCCTGAAATAAGCAAATTTACAAATTTGATTTACGGCGATCTATATAAAGTAAGCGGAACTATTTTGGAGGATTTTAGGCAAAGAGAGGTGCGAGAGAGCGAAATTTTAGAAATTTCAAATTTGTATTTTCAAAAAATCAGCAATCAACTAGAAAATTTATATATACAAAGCGAGATAAAAAAGCTGGAATTCGAAAATATAAATCAAAAAATCGAAGAAATTATGGATGATAACTGCAAACAAACACTAATAATCGAAGCTAAAGAAAATTTCATTAAGGATTTTGAAGCTAAAATTCTTGAAATTAAAAATAGTCAAAATAACGAATTCACGATACGAGATATTTTAAAAAATCACATCAGAAAGTTATCGAAATTTAGCATAAACGTAACGTTTAAAGATAAAGAGAATTTATTACCGAATTTAAGGCAAATACGCGGGCTAAAAGATATGTTTTATCTACCATTTGGCTCGTCTTATTTTTATAGCACGGATTACGGGCTCAAAAAAGATACGAATTTAGACATCACAGACGAGGTATTCGACTAA
- the cas5 gene encoding CRISPR-associated protein Cas5, with amino-acid sequence MSIIAFRLFGDYAHFSHPATIYSSLTYPVPPKTAIMGFLGAVIGEEEYFKLSGIRYSVKIDRQILKKSFVFNGIKFALSSNMHIEEGYQNAKEKKQFYRELICSPSYTVFLNLENLEQNYRDKIISNLKEHKTAFTPYLGINFCIADFSWIDIKICEKISQDESFIDTFTLMDDFIFDGINENAKLTTARMPCDCENGRIFKDFKDFVMEINGKESIKSKNHGNIYQINDERVYFI; translated from the coding sequence ATGAGCATTATTGCTTTTAGATTGTTCGGCGATTACGCTCATTTCTCGCATCCGGCGACGATTTATTCTAGCCTAACCTATCCGGTGCCGCCAAAGACCGCTATAATGGGCTTTTTAGGCGCCGTTATAGGCGAAGAAGAGTATTTTAAGCTATCAGGTATCAGATACAGCGTAAAAATAGATAGGCAAATTTTAAAAAAGAGTTTTGTTTTTAACGGCATAAAATTTGCCCTCTCAAGTAATATGCATATAGAGGAAGGCTATCAAAACGCAAAGGAGAAAAAGCAGTTTTACAGAGAGCTTATTTGCTCGCCGTCTTATACCGTATTTTTAAATTTAGAAAATTTAGAGCAAAACTACCGGGATAAGATAATTTCAAATTTGAAAGAGCATAAAACCGCCTTTACGCCCTATCTTGGGATAAACTTTTGTATAGCAGATTTTAGTTGGATCGATATAAAAATATGCGAAAAAATATCGCAAGATGAAAGCTTTATAGATACATTTACGCTTATGGATGATTTTATTTTTGACGGTATTAATGAAAATGCGAAATTAACTACGGCTAGAATGCCTTGCGACTGCGAAAATGGACGAATTTTTAAAGATTTTAAAGACTTTGTAATGGAAATAAACGGCAAAGAGTCTATAAAATCTAAAAACCATGGAAATATATATCAGATAAACGATGAAAGAGTCTATTTTATTTGA
- the cas7b gene encoding type I-B CRISPR-associated protein Cas7/Csh2, translated as MQKKEILFLWDGENWNPNGDMLKDNAPRCDDETGIAEVTDVRIKRTIRDEIMKKDEASIFIKEYRIEDALLDAKTAIRQSINIRQSKSELQKEILSKFIDIRTFGGVLPISDKDEMKQDKEIKTAGIQFTGPVQFRLSKSLNKVEIEYVKGTGAFASDYDPNEPKKQKDQATFREEKFLRYAIFATYGIIDNYNAAKTGFNEADEAKILKALWHGTKNLTTRSKIGQTPRFMLIITYKDDTFAGDLNNSISLKSEKDDRAIRSINEYAIDFTNLKNKLARYAANIEKIEYMSDYDFEAINKENFDSSWKKIEA; from the coding sequence ATGCAGAAAAAAGAGATACTTTTTTTATGGGACGGAGAGAATTGGAACCCAAACGGCGATATGCTAAAGGATAACGCTCCAAGGTGCGATGATGAAACCGGCATAGCCGAAGTAACGGACGTGCGTATAAAAAGAACTATTAGAGACGAGATTATGAAAAAAGACGAGGCGTCGATTTTTATAAAGGAGTATAGGATAGAGGATGCCCTACTAGACGCTAAAACGGCAATCAGACAAAGTATAAACATAAGGCAAAGCAAAAGCGAACTGCAAAAAGAAATTCTCTCTAAATTTATCGATATTCGCACATTTGGCGGAGTGTTGCCGATTTCGGATAAAGACGAGATGAAGCAAGATAAGGAGATAAAAACCGCCGGCATTCAGTTTACGGGGCCGGTGCAGTTTAGATTAAGCAAGTCCTTAAATAAAGTCGAAATAGAGTATGTTAAGGGAACTGGTGCTTTTGCTAGCGATTACGATCCGAACGAGCCAAAAAAACAAAAAGATCAGGCGACTTTTAGAGAGGAAAAATTTTTAAGATACGCTATTTTTGCTACTTACGGCATTATCGATAACTATAATGCGGCAAAAACGGGCTTTAACGAAGCCGATGAAGCTAAAATTTTAAAAGCTTTGTGGCACGGCACTAAAAACTTAACGACTCGCTCCAAAATCGGCCAGACTCCGAGGTTTATGCTAATCATCACGTATAAGGACGATACGTTTGCGGGCGATCTAAACAATAGCATAAGCCTAAAAAGCGAAAAAGACGATAGAGCGATAAGAAGTATCAACGAATACGCTATCGACTTTACAAATTTAAAAAATAAACTCGCAAGATATGCTGCAAATATAGAAAAAATAGAGTATATGAGCGATTATGATTTTGAAGCGATAAACAAAGAAAATTTTGACAGTAGCTGGAAAAAGATAGAGGCATAA
- a CDS encoding TM1802 family CRISPR-associated protein, with protein MGDIVKIFADIGEIYQKDEKRLKNEAYKYDTIKAYLCDIETKQIEPDLNISKDDLIICRFGVGANSGNLFPNSQFLSKEVNKDEAKFIKGVLRSVSNLLSFFEPSNIEKDAILPILSSINEEYFADIIGEIKGLDELKKEKGKKVATFFSLSYKGKPVSAYFKQIFENRISVKEQKSSYGYDILTNEKGIGGDANLAFCSVNEMPVNMQFIKSKLLPLNAVSAKKVENGFKAIKDKLSHNFYGMKMAILPTILDSSVNLEEIVKILEETSKSDIKSIQIAEKVIKFSINDYLEIAAKKQENLPVLNTILFYTQSNAAIDLKLAIDDVLPSFISHISNLMGSFNIKAFYEKNSGTDETIYLQNLFEDGLGVMSFLLSRNKFDLEIMIERYSDLIYYGSVNKSYAKKLEWSKYFNDLYLYKERKFENITKYQNFFNEIDVLNKKLVFQKECDLENLTDKKEMIKELIKNSEFLNQDSALISAYLLGMLSAALINWQFGVNGGVSFSNWLDNYGSINKESLERIWTKCDEMIRKLKAASGKPNSNVENIKECLIEILPQVFSKEGKIVKSSHTTLAFAMGGSDYRKFLKDKTK; from the coding sequence TTGGGCGATATAGTTAAAATTTTCGCCGACATAGGCGAAATATACCAAAAAGACGAAAAGCGTCTCAAAAACGAAGCCTACAAATACGACACGATCAAAGCGTATCTCTGCGACATAGAAACTAAGCAAATAGAGCCGGATTTAAACATAAGTAAAGACGATCTGATAATATGTAGATTTGGCGTAGGCGCAAATTCCGGTAATCTTTTTCCAAATTCTCAATTTTTATCCAAAGAAGTAAATAAAGACGAAGCTAAATTTATAAAAGGCGTTTTGAGATCGGTTTCAAATTTGCTCTCGTTTTTTGAGCCGAGCAATATAGAAAAAGACGCTATTTTGCCTATATTATCAAGTATAAATGAAGAATATTTTGCCGATATTATAGGTGAGATTAAAGGCCTTGATGAGCTAAAAAAGGAAAAAGGCAAAAAAGTCGCTACTTTTTTCTCGCTCTCATACAAGGGCAAGCCCGTTTCTGCCTATTTTAAACAAATTTTTGAAAATCGTATCAGCGTAAAAGAGCAAAAATCATCCTATGGATACGATATTTTAACAAATGAAAAAGGTATCGGCGGCGATGCAAATTTAGCATTTTGCTCGGTAAATGAGATGCCTGTTAATATGCAATTTATCAAATCAAAACTCCTGCCGCTAAACGCCGTTAGTGCAAAAAAGGTAGAAAACGGTTTTAAGGCGATAAAAGATAAGCTATCGCATAATTTTTACGGTATGAAAATGGCGATTTTGCCCACGATTTTGGATAGCTCGGTAAATTTAGAAGAGATTGTAAAAATACTAGAAGAAACTTCAAAGAGCGATATAAAAAGTATTCAAATAGCTGAAAAAGTTATAAAATTTAGCATAAACGATTATCTTGAAATCGCCGCTAAGAAGCAGGAAAATTTACCCGTTTTAAATACGATTTTATTTTATACGCAAAGTAACGCCGCTATCGATTTAAAGCTTGCGATAGACGATGTTTTGCCCTCTTTTATCTCTCATATTTCAAATTTAATGGGTAGCTTTAACATAAAAGCCTTCTATGAAAAAAATAGTGGAACCGACGAGACGATTTATTTGCAAAATTTGTTTGAAGACGGGCTTGGCGTGATGAGCTTTTTACTGTCGCGAAATAAATTTGATTTAGAGATTATGATAGAAAGATATAGCGATTTGATTTATTACGGTAGCGTCAATAAAAGTTATGCAAAAAAATTGGAATGGAGCAAATATTTTAACGATTTATATTTATATAAAGAAAGAAAGTTTGAAAATATTACGAAATATCAAAATTTTTTTAATGAAATCGATGTCTTAAATAAAAAACTAGTGTTTCAAAAGGAGTGTGACTTGGAAAATTTAACCGATAAAAAGGAAATGATTAAAGAGCTAATCAAAAATAGCGAGTTTTTAAATCAAGATAGCGCGCTCATTAGCGCTTATTTGCTCGGTATGCTAAGCGCAGCCCTGATAAACTGGCAGTTTGGCGTTAACGGCGGCGTATCGTTTAGCAACTGGCTTGATAACTACGGCTCGATAAATAAAGAAAGTTTGGAGCGAATTTGGACTAAATGCGACGAGATGATTAGAAAGCTTAAGGCGGCTTCTGGCAAACCAAATTCTAACGTTGAAAATATAAAAGAGTGCTTGATTGAAATTTTACCGCAAGTCTTTTCTAAAGAAGGAAAAATAGTAAAAAGCTCGCATACCACGCTCGCTTTTGCTATGGGCGGAAGCGATTATCGCAAATTTCTAAAAGATAAAACGAAATAA